One genomic window of Raphanus sativus cultivar WK10039 unplaced genomic scaffold, ASM80110v3 Scaffold0983, whole genome shotgun sequence includes the following:
- the LOC108828869 gene encoding uncharacterized protein LOC108828869 has translation MANMEKIQFPALDITGTNYISWVTNVELHLESLGLSETINEDNTSTPQDKAKSVIFLRRHLNESIIYDYANMRDPKELWKSLKDRFDHQKDITLPLARDEWQITESQMLEKTYTTFHKSHITLQQQYRLRGYTKFSDLIVALLIAEKNNELLIKNHMTRPTGSKAFPEANALDAKKPAKVNKAFRGRGRGRQNYRGRGRKYNPQDRKSFQWVRSEQSPKGKERQGSTSQKREDACFRCGTKGHWSRICRTPAHLCDLYKKSVKEKEKEVNFAEHSEGTTHLDASDFVNDFEETAITES, from the exons ATGGCAAACATGGAGAAAATCCAATTTCCCGCTCTAGACATCACGGGCACCAACTACATTTCATGGGTTACAAATGTCGAACTTCATCTTGAATCTCTTGGTTTATCTGAGACCATTAATGAGGATAATACTTCAACACCACAAGACAAGGCGAAATCGGTGATCTTCCTTAGAAGACACCTTAATGAAAGTATTATTTATGACTATGCCAACATGAGAGATCCTAAAGAGCTATGGAAGTCTCTGAAAGATCGTTTTGATCATCAGAAAGACATAACACTTCCACTTGCTCGAGATGAATGGCAAA TCACCGAGTCTCAAATGCTTGAAAAGACATACACCACATTCCACAAGAGCCACATCACCCTGCAACAACAATATAGGTTGCGGGGATATACCAAATTTTCGGATTTGATTGTGGCACTTCTCATAGCAGAAAAGAACAACGAGCTTCTGATCAAGAATCACATGACTCGTCCAACTGGTTCCAAAGCGTTTCCCGAAGCAAACGCATTAGATGCGAAGAAACCAGCAAAGGTAAATAAGGCTTTTCGCGGTCGCGGACGTGGTCGTCAAAACTACCGTGGACGTGGACGAAAGTACAATCCACAGGATAGGAAGTCATTCCAGTGGGTCCGCTCTGAACAATCCCCTAAGGGAAAAGAACGACAAGGAAGTACCTCCCAGAAGCGAGAAGATGCTTGTTTCAGATGCGGTACTAAGGGACATTGGTCTCGTATATGTCGTACCCCTGCACACCTTTGTGATCTGTACAAGAAGTCCgtcaaagagaaagaaaaggagGTAAACTTTGCAGAACATTCTGAGGGTACAACGCACCTCGATGCGTCTGACTTTGTGAATGATTTCGAGGAGACCGCTATCACGGAATCTTAA